From a single Scylla paramamosain isolate STU-SP2022 chromosome 28, ASM3559412v1, whole genome shotgun sequence genomic region:
- the LOC135114980 gene encoding aminopeptidase N-like isoform X3: MDTWTLQMGYPFVKVIKSADGTSATVTQFLLRKDANSTDTHVYRWWVPLSYTTQATTNFSKTAPIRWLSKTDSKITIQSLANSRQWVIFNIQETGYYRVRSVIIFRQWILLLI, translated from the exons ATGGACACCTGGACTCTACAGATGGGCTATCCTTTTGTCAAGGTCATAAAAAGTGCTGATGGGACATCAGCCACAGTCACACAG TTCCTGTTGAGGAAAGATGCCAACTCCACTGACACTCATGTCTACAGGTGGTGGGTGCCACTCTCCTACACCACACAGGCCACTACTAACTTCAGCAAGACAGCACCCATCAGGTGGCTCTCAAAGACTGACTCTAAGATCACGATCCAGTCCCTTGCAAATAGTAGGCAGTGGGTGATATTTAATATACAGGAGACTGGCTACTACAGAGTCAG gtcaGTTATCATATTCCGTCAATGGATCTTGCTGCTTATCTGA
- the LOC135114980 gene encoding uncharacterized protein LOC135114980 isoform X2 produces the protein MPKSAQSKQILKMEMNESTAFVSFGKKNGYYVKRSVTMLLMTLFVSSLVATGLEVVKETSVFTFHIITHNDTVKVVDAKNWKGKAVGIMKLTYNNKHEFYQDHLQQPLAKGHQYVLSMELRLPQ, from the exons ATGCCCAAGAGTGCACAAAGCAAGCAAATTCTGAAAATGGAGATGAACGAATCTACTGCTTTTGTGTCCTTTGGCAAAAAGAATGGCTATTATGTTAAAAGAAGTGTGACAATGCTACTAATGACCCTGTTTGTAAGCTCACTAGTGGCAACAGGGCTGGAGGTAGTGAAGGAAACTTCTGTCTTCACTTTCCACATCATCACCCACAATGACAcagtcaag GTAGTGGATGCCAAAAATTGGAAAGGGAAGGCTGTGGGCATCATGAAGCTGACATACAACAACAAGCACGAATTTTACCAAGACCACCTCCAACAACCACTGGCCAAAGGCCACCAATATGTGCTGTCTATGGAATTGAGGTTACCTCAATGA
- the LOC135114980 gene encoding aminopeptidase N-like isoform X1, which produces MDTWTLQMGYPFVKVIKSADGTSATVTQFLLRKDANSTDTHVYRWWVPLSYTTQATTNFSKTAPIRWLSKTDSKITIQSLANSRQWVIFNIQETGYYRVRYDDSWKLLIEPGQLSYSVNGSCCLSDQGNFICTMGYCSG; this is translated from the exons ATGGACACCTGGACTCTACAGATGGGCTATCCTTTTGTCAAGGTCATAAAAAGTGCTGATGGGACATCAGCCACAGTCACACAG TTCCTGTTGAGGAAAGATGCCAACTCCACTGACACTCATGTCTACAGGTGGTGGGTGCCACTCTCCTACACCACACAGGCCACTACTAACTTCAGCAAGACAGCACCCATCAGGTGGCTCTCAAAGACTGACTCTAAGATCACGATCCAGTCCCTTGCAAATAGTAGGCAGTGGGTGATATTTAATATACAGGAGACTGGCTACTACAGAGTCAGGTATGATGACAGCTGGAAACTGCTGATCGAGCCAG gtcaGTTATCATATTCCGTCAATGGATCTTGCTGCTTATCTGATCAGGGAAACTTCATATGCACCATGGGCTACTGCTCTGGATAA
- the LOC135114980 gene encoding membrane alanyl aminopeptidase-like isoform X4, with the protein MGHQPQSHRWWVPLSYTTQATTNFSKTAPIRWLSKTDSKITIQSLANSRQWVIFNIQETGYYRVRYDDSWKLLIEPGQLSYSVNGSCCLSDQGNFICTMGYCSG; encoded by the exons ATGGGACATCAGCCACAGTCACACAG GTGGTGGGTGCCACTCTCCTACACCACACAGGCCACTACTAACTTCAGCAAGACAGCACCCATCAGGTGGCTCTCAAAGACTGACTCTAAGATCACGATCCAGTCCCTTGCAAATAGTAGGCAGTGGGTGATATTTAATATACAGGAGACTGGCTACTACAGAGTCAGGTATGATGACAGCTGGAAACTGCTGATCGAGCCAG gtcaGTTATCATATTCCGTCAATGGATCTTGCTGCTTATCTGATCAGGGAAACTTCATATGCACCATGGGCTACTGCTCTGGATAA